One genomic segment of Belonocnema kinseyi isolate 2016_QV_RU_SX_M_011 chromosome 2, B_treatae_v1, whole genome shotgun sequence includes these proteins:
- the LOC117167332 gene encoding mitochondrial import inner membrane translocase subunit Tim9-like encodes MAMQLPSNVGSEEIKTFREFLMNYNKLSEICFVDCISDFTSRDIKEKEEKCALNCMEKYLKMNQRISQRFQEFQMIANENVMAAEKKLAQH; translated from the exons ATGGCAATGCAACTTCCATCAAATGTGGGATCCGAGGAAATTAAGACA TTTCGGGAATTCCTGATGAACTACAATAAACTCTCCGAAATTTGCTTTGTGGACTGCATCAGTGATTTTACGAGTCGTGATATTAAGGAGAAAGAAGAGAAATGCGCCCTCAATTGCAtggaaaaatacttgaaaatgaaTCAGAGGATTTCCCAAAGGTTTCAGGAATTCCAAATGATCGCTAATGAAAATGTAATGGCAGCGGAAAAAAAACTGGCCCAACATTAA